The following nucleotide sequence is from Psychroflexus torquis ATCC 700755.
TTACTTAAACGTTTTAGACTCCATTAAATTATGGAAGAAAAAACTATACCGCCAAGCATAAGAGCGTAAAAAACTTCTTTGATCCACTTTTTGGTAGAGTTTAGTTGGAAGTAATTCCCTATTAAAATAGATAAAGGAAAAATAAGATAAATAATATCCACAGAAATTGAAGTCTCGTTAAGTATAAGTACTGCAAGAGATACAACCAAGAAAACTAATACGAGGCTTATACTTTCCCTTACATGGAGTTTTGAACGATTGTAAATCTTCGGAAATTGAATAATAATCCATAACAAGAACAACAGAGACAAGCTTAATAAAAAACTGTATTTAAAATTGGTGAAAGGGTTTTCTATACTACTAAAACGAGGTAGATAAATGGAGTAGTTTAAGAAGCTATTTTCTATTATTAAAATAAAAGAGGTATACATAACAAAAGCTACAATAATACCGAACAAAGGTATGATGAAGTGTCTATAATTTTGTGAAGCATACATGATGACTCCTAAATAGATGAAAATTAAAAATAAGAGATGAAAAGGGTCAAAGAGAATTGAAATCATCAATAAAAATCCAGAGTCAAAAATCTTCTGCTTTACATCTTTATTTGTTTTTAAACTTAAAATTTTTCTCATCGAGAGGAGTAAAAATAAATAGCTTAAAATAAACTCAGAAGATCTCAACAATTCAGGGAAGGCAATGCTTAAAAAGACAAAGATCGACACTGCATAGGTGTTTGATTTATGAATCTTATTGCGTTTTACCATAAAATTGAGCAGGAAAATGATGAACAAAAAAACGGCTAATAAGCCTATTTTATTAACGATGAAGCTCGTGCTCACTTCTACAGATTTCGATAGAAAATTTTCAATAAAAAAAGCCACAGTAAACAAGATGCTAATGATAGTAAAAGCAATGGGTTTTGAATGACTAAAAAACCTTGTTAGCATAGTCTAATTTGTTACTTTTGTAAAGTAAATATAATATACCACAGACATGAAGGATTTTTTTGAAAGTATTGCAAGTTTATTTCAAGATGTGTTGTTTTTACCTTACGACGCTCTTAGAGAATTACAGGAAGATTCTTGGTGGGCCGCTAATGGATTGAACTTTTTCTTCATATTCATCGTTTTTGTTGCTTTTCTTTATTGGATGAAGCAACTAAAAAATGCTGATGATAATCATAAAGAAGACAAAAGCGTTAAGGCTCATTCATTTTTAGGAAAGGATGCGGAATTAGACTAAGTCTTGTCCCAGATCTCTTCTAAAATATTTTTTATCGAAGTTGATGTTTTCTACATTTTTATAGGCTGTTTGTAAAGCGTCATGAAAATTATCATCAAAAGCAGTAACTGCCAATACACGACCACCGTTAGTTATAACTTGGTCGTTTTTGTTTTTGGTACCAGCATGACAAATAAATAGATCGTCTGTATTTTTAATATTTTCTAGACCAGTTATAACTTTCCCTTTCTCATAGGACTCTGGGTACCCTCCGGACACCAACATCACTGTTGAAGCATATTTAGGATCTATTTCTAACTCTATTTCAGAAATAGACCCTTCGCAGGTTTTTGAAAGTAGGTCAAGTAAGTCGTTTTTAATTCTTGGGATGACAACTTCGGTCTCTGGATCACCTAATCTTACATTGTATTCTACAACAAAGGGTTTATCTCCAACTTTCATTAATCCTATAAATAAGAAGCCTATATAGTTTATATTTTCCTTATATAAGCCATCTATACTAGGTTTCACGACTTCTTCATCCACTTTTTTCATAAAAGCTTCATCAGCAAATGGGACAGGAGAAATGGCACCCATACCACCCGTGTTTAGTCCAGTGTCTCCTTCTCCTATGCGTT
It contains:
- a CDS encoding DUF6427 family protein, with product MLTRFFSHSKPIAFTIISILFTVAFFIENFLSKSVEVSTSFIVNKIGLLAVFLFIIFLLNFMVKRNKIHKSNTYAVSIFVFLSIAFPELLRSSEFILSYLFLLLSMRKILSLKTNKDVKQKIFDSGFLLMISILFDPFHLLFLIFIYLGVIMYASQNYRHFIIPLFGIIVAFVMYTSFILIIENSFLNYSIYLPRFSSIENPFTNFKYSFLLSLSLLFLLWIIIQFPKIYNRSKLHVRESISLVLVFLVVSLAVLILNETSISVDIIYLIFPLSILIGNYFQLNSTKKWIKEVFYALMLGGIVFSSII
- a CDS encoding DUF6341 family protein, whose product is MKDFFESIASLFQDVLFLPYDALRELQEDSWWAANGLNFFFIFIVFVAFLYWMKQLKNADDNHKEDKSVKAHSFLGKDAELD